In Lathyrus oleraceus cultivar Zhongwan6 chromosome 2, CAAS_Psat_ZW6_1.0, whole genome shotgun sequence, the DNA window CTAAACTAAATTTTTTTTTGGACTTTTCAGCATAGTGAACCAGTAGCCCTAAGGGTGAAAAAAGTAATACCCTATTTATATAAAAAGCTAATGAGGTATTCATTATTAAACGGGCTAAATGCTGGGTTAGTAAGGCTGGTGGGCCGATCCAGAGTTTTTGGTAAATATTTTGTTTTTGTAATAATGTGCGATGATAAATggtaaaagaaaaaaaaaggacATAATATGGTTTGGCATATTCGAACACTCACGTTCTTATGTCATTGATTACCATGCCATTTAACATAGTTGTCGGACCCCAACCGGACTAACCTCTAGAATTGGGCAAATTGAGAGCCATTACCATTACGATCCAATGTACCCTTGTTATCAAATCAATTGTTGGCCAGTTATTCAATACCCCATCCATCACTTTACACAAACACATAGCATATCTTATCATGTCTAATACTAACCAGATATTTTGTAAGCGAGCAAATATCATATTGTCCATTGTTCTATATTTCATCAAATTTAATAACATGTGTTGTTAAAGGTATAATTCAGACCGAAAATTTGAACCGAGCAAGAGCAAAAGCATTAACAAAAGGTTATTCGAATAAAATTGTTTAAATTTATCTAGAATTGAATTATATTTTTGGATTGATATACCGGTTTAAATTTTAAACTGTCGAGAACGGCTAAAATCGAACCGTTAATAAAAAAAGTATTTAATACATTTTTTTAACCATTATAAGTATTTTATTAATATACTTCTAACATTTTTTTTACCAGGTAATgtaaaaatatttaaatttaaacCTGCTCAGATCAAAATCACAAACCTACTAAAAAATTTATAATCTAACTATTATTTATTTTGACAATTAAAATCACAAACATattcaaatcaaaatcaaactATTTCCTACTTACTTTCCAAAACATGATAACAAATTCAATCGTACAATTTCTTACCTAAAAGTACCTAGATTCAAACTAGAGAGACATTGCAGAAGCACATGAACTCGTGACTGAAAGCAGTGCTTAAACAAACTATAGATAGCAACAAATAATAGCAGATCGCCTAAACAAACTATACCTCTAAGGAACAATTAAATTGCAGTTGAATCCGCATTCCCTAATACTGCATAGAATCACAGTTAAATGTGGTTGTTGCGGCCTTATTGCGAATTCCCTAATACTGCATAGAATCACAGTTAAATGTGGTTGTTGCGGCCTTGTTCGCAATCCTAGAGACATCCAAATCTTGATGGCCCGATCCAGATCACGGCTGGAGACATGTTTTTAATACCTTGGTCCTTCTCACTAAACCAGAATCATGTAGTTTTATTAAGCTAATGGTTTGGTTTCATTGAAAATTAAAAATTTCTAAGATTTCACTTTAACCAATCTATGTAATGACTAATCTTTGTTGTGTTGGTAACAGTAATTTGGACTATGATGTGTTTATCTTGGAAGTTCCAGCACTTTCTGTGGTTGGATCACTGATAAAAGCTGGAATTAAGGTCCTAATCTATAGGTAGTTAGAAGCCTAAAACTTCAACTTTTTCTTCTAATTTTGATTTACTCTGCTTAAACTTAAGGAGGGTCATACATTTTTACTCTGTTGCTCGGTTGAACCACAGTTCATAAACAGACTCATAGATTTCCCTAGTCACAACAAGAACAATATATAAGTAAATTTACCCTGCTCCAATTGATAGATCTCATCAAGGTTCTTATCAGAAAGTCTAGGCCACACGGATACAACACAATTATTGTTGCTTTATTACAAATGAAGATTATGGTTGTCATATTACAAAGGAAGTTTGGAACAAGGAAAAAGCGCATTGCTTTTTTTTATCAACTAAAAGTAAATGCTAAAAACTTGCATTTTCGAAAAACTAGATTTTGACTAAGATACAATGTCTAAAACTTTATATGAAACAACTATACATGCAACTATTTAACTAGTTTCAGTCAATTAGCTCGAGAAAACCTATTGACTATCACATTCAACTCCAATGTCATCATCATTGTCCTCATCAGAACTACAAGTGTTGTCCATTATATTTACCTGCGATCGTTGAAACTTGTTGATAGCATCTCTGGCTTCAGACATCAATGCAACTTTTGCAGCTTTAACAACATCCTTTTTCTGGATGTTGTTTCCTTCTCCAACTATAGAATTTTTTGTCCGTTTAGATGCTGCTCTGCTCTTAAGTTCCCTAAATCTTAATTGATTGACGAATTTTTCATGCTGCGCCCTGTTCTTTACTTGCTTTAGCACAGGTGGACTAGCAAGATCTTGAACACCTGATGAGCCACTGAATCTAGAAAGAGACTTCTTGTGATTTGAAAATGATGATGATAGATCAGTGAAATTTTGTATAAACCCTTGATTTTCCTTTTGCTGCTTTGGAGTACAAAGTGCTTGACTAAGCTGAAAATCATTAGTAGAAAAATCAATGTTTGGTTCAAGAGCAGAAAATATGTCTCCTTTATGCACTTGATCCACTTTAAGATGGTGCTGTAACAGATTCTCAATAGACTTCTGGGTAACAATGCTTTTTGGTTTGAGAATATTTGATTTAGCAACCTTCTTTTCAGTAGGTTTGAGAAGTTTACTTGCAGATATTGAGAATTCATGAAGAGGCGAAGAGCTAATTGTCTTTGCCCTTGATCTAGGCGGACATTGAGGTGGTGTTTGGAAGTCATGGTGAACCCTATCGAAACAATCTTGTTTAGACTTCCCAGGTACCTGCAACAGATTTTGTACAGAAATTTCAGTTACCAAAATAATCCAGCACATGTACACTTATCTGGCAATCAATTAACCATGAACAAATTATTATTTTACATTTTTCTTTGTAATGGTTACAAATAACAATCATGAACCAGTTATCGCAAAGGCACAAGTAAAAGCTATTACATTAAGATGTGTGAATGGTTACATGCAAGCTTGATGCCTGAATAATGCAAATGCTCACCGCAATCACTTGTTCATGGAATTTCTAATATCACATCATAGATAAACAATTCTAAAGAAGATATTAGAGAGATGTGAAAGATTTAGCAAACATACAGCAAAAGAAAACTATTTTACAACAAGACCATACTAAAAATAGTTTACATCCCAAACATAATCCATGGCAGCTAATACTTCAAGCCAATAGCCATACATGTTTGGCCAAGAAAATTACAGAGTCCTTATCTGCACCATCCTCATACTGGAACTTCTACAGGATTACACATTATGTGGCGACTAGCATCTATAAAATACATGGATTATGCATTGTAATTAGATCCAATAGTTCTGCAGCTACAGCATACAGTGCGGCTCTACGGATGTAAGCCCTGCTGCAATGCCTTCTTTACCATTGTGTGCAGCATTGCAGCGGTTGCGCTGTTTTCAATTGACATTTCAAGCAATCTATTCGTTTTAACATCAAAACTAATGCATAAGAAAAGGTAGTGATAAACCAAAGTCATCATCTTTGAGTTTTCTTGTTTGGGCAAATGGTGAATCATCCAGAAATTTCAAACATCACATTTGGAGACTAATCCGCCCCAAGGTTTAGGCATCATCCGGGTTTTTAATCTCCTAACAAGACCTTTCTAAACACACTAACTAGTTTGAACCTAGGAGACATCATTCAGCTTGCATAATTCATCTGGACACATAATTCTAAAAAAATATCCATTCATGGATAGTTAATTTTGGAGTTACTTAAGAGCAATTCTTCTGCTAAAAATTCAATCTTGCTTAGATATATAGAGAGAGGAAGCATACCAGTCTAGAAACATTCTTCCAGAAATTGGGACTAGGTTTTGCAGTAAAGTAAGCTGTTTGCAGAGCCAATTCTTGTTCCTTAGTCCACCCTTCAGCAATTTCACCGCCACCGAGCTTTCTTTTCCCTTTCGCGTCACCTTCAACTTGTTCCCTTTCATCCACACTGTGCTTTCTTTTCCCCTTTGCACTAACTTCATCCCCAATTCCCTCATCACCACTATTCGCCTTCCCTTTTCCTCGCTTCACTCTTGTCGAATCACCCGAACGCAGTTGAACATCAACTTTCTCCTCATTCGGGTGAGCTTTATGATTGGAAACTCTAGCAGATCGTCTGAGAGAGGAAACTTTATCCTCCGGCCTGGGTGGTTTCCTTGCCCTAACGGTGGGGGTTCTTGATTCGATAGAAGacttttttgtgaattttggttTGGGGGTGGTGGGGTTGTTGTTGTCGTGGAGGAGAATGAGCCTCTGTGATCTTCGCGGTGAGGATGGTGAGTACACGACGGTGGAGTTTCTGTTTGGCATTTCCTCAAACAGTTGGTGGGTTCAATTCTACTGAGGCTGGTTGTTTTTGagagggaaaatcatgaattcaaacTTGTGAGAAGAGAAAGTTGCTACTACTGGTTAAGAACTAAGAACGATGATAACGAACCTTGAATCCATACTACAAAAACCTCACAGTACTTACTGAGTTACGAAAGCTTCAGAATGTACTGGTGGTGGTGGTGTTGTAATGTGTTAACGATCTCTATCTCGCTGGTAAAAGATGCATGTAATGCAATAATGATAGAGTTACTTTATGCGTCTGgctaacttgtgccccaagggTACAAGTTAAGGTTTCTACAATTAAAAAATTTGTGTGGAAtaaaacaaaattttaagttttaATAAATCAAATGCACGCattccaaaaaaatatttttataaatgtATCATTAACTTGTGCCCTTGGGGCACATGTTAGCATTTGTCTTACTTTATTAATTATAAGTCTAAATGCAACTTTGACTCTCCAATgttttttaatgattttttaaaataaacttAACATTTTCAATTTAAATATTCAAATAACTAAACATTCTTTATTATTAATCAAAATATTTCTTTTTCAAACaaaaatatgtatatatattAAAGAAGAGAAGATGTGTCTCTGATATGATGTTTGAATGAGATGATATTCTTTTGATGGTTGTAATCTCTTAGATATGTTATATTGTTAAGTCTTTTTATTTGTTCTTCGTGTTCTTGTTTTCTGTTGtgcttgtttttgttttgttGTAACTGAAAGTTGTGTTCAATATGAAATTTCATGGTTATAAAAAATAAGTTACATATCAATAGTGCATACAATAATTATGTTGTGGAGCTTGCTCCAACATTGGGATAATTTTTACGATTGTGTCAGGGCTGGCGACATGTACCACATAATCTTACCATTTTGTCAACTATATCCATTTTGGTTCGAATACGCGTGCTGTTAGCGCGACCATTtttctttctttgtatatttttgtTGTTTCAAAATATGTCCTCTTGATATGAAGACCAATATTCCTCATTTGCTACCACCGGGAAGTTATTATTGTACACATTGAATACATTTATAACTTTGTAAATGGCAGATACTTGGTTGGAAGGGTCCCGATGATCACATGAACATGTCGCGatgacatgggagcaaggcaCACGGAAGACTTGAAACTTTCCGCAATCtcaccaacctctatctagttcgaccTAATAGTATCCCTTTGGCTTCCCCTCATTATGGTTCAGTGTCTCATGTACACTGAACCAACCTCTACGACGGCAAACATTGtaaccacatgtgtgttagctttggaAATTTCCTCCTTAAAAAATTTCATACAACTCTCACTAAACAACTGCCTCGATTACAACATTGTACTCCATTTTGAACCTATGGTCTCGAACAGTGACCCTaacctaaaataggttgctcTCACCAACGCGGTTAACGATAGGTTTATAATacctttgaagacagagttcattgattccacaacATTTGTTGTCATGTGGTCTCATCGTTAACCATTGTCAAGTGACCTAGTCTACTTCTCCACCGGAATATTATAGATCCACCTTAACGCATCCGCATTTGTCACTTTGATCTTTTCACGTTAGTGTTAGAATAATGGTTTTGTTAATGCATACCATGCGTTCACAACTTTTTTCCGAAGCGTCTTGTCTCTGATCTCCCGCATCaagttttgtgcaatatgtctaatgTAGTAGACATGCGTAGAATGGGGATCTTTCCAACTGTTATCAAGGTTATTGTATGCATTCTCAATATATGGATGTTTGTctgaaatcaaacatagattgggTTGCAGAGCAACATGTATTCAGATAttcttaagaaagaaactccaGCCACCAGTAGTCTTGTTTTCCTATATCTAAATAGGAAGATATAATTGGCGTTCAATCATTTTGTCCTATCTATATAGTTCTTTATGTAAAAATGCATATAAGGATGCTTGTTCATTTTATTcatgtgcttttttgctccaagCACGGGCTTGGTCGAGAATGTCTTCACTAGCCCCTGTTAATAAGAACGACTTCACATTCCCCTACACGAAAGTAAGTTTGTAACATTATTTCCATTTACTTACTTTATACTTGTACATCCCTAAATATTATGTTGACCAGTTGATGTGTAAAATCGAAAGAGGTTGGTGATAAAGTAGGGATGGTTCAAAAGGAAGCCTAGTAATGTTCAGAGCCAGAACACAGACTTGCCTAAAGAATATATGAGGTATAGCTCGGCCTGTGAAGTCATCATATTTTCGGGTTAAGGGTCCTAATGGGTCGAGATGATGAGTCTAGTATTGTTAGGTATGTAGCCCGGATAAGTCGAGATAGTGGTCAGATGAAGGGTCACCATCTGGGAACAGTTTTAAAAGGTGAAAGGTCATACCGACATCATAATGAAATGGGCATTGCCGGTCATTAAGAAGGGAAAATGAATGATGAAGCGGCGACTTTGAATGCAAAAAGGAAGAGGAAATGGCTTTTCATGATTATTGGGgcctatataaaggacatggagAAGAAAGAAAAGGGGGACCGAAAAAAGAGCATTTTGACAGACATTGGTCCAATCATTTGAGGCTCTCCCTAACTAAAATCGGGGAAGTCAACCTTTCAGTGTTTTTACAAAGAACATTTGGCGCCCACTGTAGAGCTTGGTAATATTTTCCGAGGCCACACAAAAATCATCTCCCAGCCCAGTTGTACGATGTCCGGATCATCTCTCGTCCGAAGTGATCCACCCCCGCCACTAAAGTTAACCCCATTGCTCACAATCGTGGAGGCTCTCCGTCAACAGAATGAAACATTACAAGATAGCATTCATGTTTTGAAAACACAAAGTGAATATGATGGGGATATAAAGGAGGATTTTATGGATCCCTAACCATTATCCTAAGAGATTTTGGGTGATCAAGTTCCAAATAGAAGTCCTCCCAAGGAGGATACCAACTTGAAAAACCCTCTCAACGAAGGGAAAAACTTGGATGAGGTCCGTGAAGCTTGAGTGACCCATAATACCTTGAATTCCATTACTAGAGGATTCGTAGGAGGAGGAGAAACTAGTTTATCCAGGAAAAGATATGCCCGAGCTATGATGCATATCAGATAGAAGCCGCTTTCAGAAGAAGATGAAAACCCAACCGAAATAAGCTTCTCCAAAAAAGATGTCGAAGGAGTTTTGGCTCATGAGAACAACCCAATGATAATCAAAGTACAAATTCATGATTGGAGTAAAAGTGAGTCTTGGTAGATCCGGGAAGTTTAGAAGATATTTTGTATTGGGATGCGTTTAAGGGTATGAATTTCGATTTCTCTGAGCTATTTTTAAAGGCACCTTGATCGGTTTCTCCGGAGAACAGGTACAATTTCTGGGGCATATACCCGTGATACTAACTTTTGACAGTGGAGACAACGAAAAAAATGTCAAGGTCAGATACTTGATTGTAAATGATGCATCTCCTTACAACATTATTATTGGCAGACAATCATTCAATGCTTTGGAGGCGACATTATCCACTTTATACCTCACATTGAAGTATTCTCTCGAAGATGGCCGTGTAGGGGTGGTAAAAGGTGATAAAAAATTATCAAGAAAATGTTACAAAGACAATTTGAAGCTCAAAAAGAAAGCTCAAGCTGATGAGTCAATTAAAAATGATCATTTAAAGATAAATCTAGTTGATATTGACTCGAGAGAGGACCCGACTGAGGATAGTTTAACACCCAACGAAGATGTAAAAAAGGTACAGATCGGTGCCCAAATATTTCAGATAACTTAGATTGGTTCTAATTTGTCTCTAGAGGAGAAAGTCGGGATTATAAGAGTGTTAAAGAAAAACATAGATCTGTTCGCGTGGAAATCGACCGACATGCCAAAAATTGATCCAAATATAGTTTGCAATTATTTAGTGATGGATCCAACCATCAAGTCGGTGTCTCAGGGAAAGAGAACGAATGGCGAGGAGAAAAGAAGAGCAATAGAAGATGAGGTGGGAAAGCTGGTGAAGGCAGGATTCATTCAGGAAATTAAGTACCCTACCTGGTTGGCTAATATAGTTATGGTTAAAAAGAAATCGGGAAAGTGGCAAATGTGCGTGGATTTCACCGGCTTGAATAAGACATGTCCTAAAGATCATTATTTGCTTCCTCATATTTATCGAGTCATTGACGGAGCTTTATGTTTCTGTTTTCTCAATTTCATGGATGCTTACTCGGGTTACAATCAGATACGAATAAATTCATTGGATGCTCCCAAGACGACATTCATGACAAACATGAATAATTATTATTATGAGGTGATGCCTTTCAAACTCAAAAATGCAGGGCTACCTATCAAAGACTGATGGATATGGTATTCGCTTCACAGATAGGGCGGAACctagaggtatatgtggatgatatggTGATCAAAACACCAAAAATCAGGAAACACATCGAAGATTTAGAATAAACATTCGCGTCAATAAGAAGTTATAACATGAGGCTTAACCTAgacaagtgcactttcggggtaTAAGCTGGGAAATTCCTTGGGTTTATGTTGACCATCCGAGGAATAGAAGCAAATTCAGATAAATGTCAAGCAATTATTAATATGAGAAGTATGTCAACAATAAAATAGGTACACCAATTGATAGGACATTTATTCTCTTTATATCGCTTCTTGTCTTATGCAGGAGACAAGACGACTCATTTCTTCGTTGCGATGAAGAAGTCAGTGAAGTTCCATTGGACGGATGAATGTAAATATGCTTTTAAAGAAGTAAAACGTTTCCTATATGCACCTCTCATCCTGATAAGACCAAAGGAGAACCATACTCTCATCATGTACCTAGTCATTTGAGACAAGGCTATGAGTTCTGTATTAGTCCAAGAGACAGAGAAAGGAGAGAAGTCGATATATTTTTTTATGAAGATGCTAAGAGGAGCAGAATTGCGTTATTAGAAGACCCAACAGCTTACGTTTCCAATTATAATTACAACTTGGAAGTTGAGATACTATTTCCAAGGACACCCTATCATTGTTAAAACCAATTATCCAATCAAGCAAGTCTTGAAGAAGCCGAACTTGGTAGGAAGAATGGTAGCCTGGGTAGTAAACTTGTCAAAGTATGATATAGAGTTTGTACCTAGGAGTAGCATCAAATATCAAGTGCTTGCTAATTTCCTGGTTGAATTGAGTGCTCTATCCTCGGAAGAGTCATGCTGCAGACAGACTCTATTTGTGGATGGATCCTCTAATCTCAAAGGAAGTGAAGTCAGGATAATATTGGAGGGTCGGGGCGACCTGGTTTTAGAATATTCTTTGTGTTTTAATTTTTATGCTAGCAATAACCATGCGGAGTATGAAGCTTTGATTGCATGAATGAGATTGACAAAAGATGTTGGAGTAACACACTTGCTTGTTCAAACTGATTCTCAGTTAATCGCCAGTCAGATCAGAGGAGAGTATCATATAAATGATCCATCATTAATCAGATACTTCAAAAATCTCTCAAGATGTCTAAAGTTTTTTTGGAATTCGATATAAACCACATTTCCAAGGAGAATAAGTCATTGTCGGCCTCTTAGCCTAGCTAGTAAGCACCAAAGATTCTAGTTTAAACAATACGGAAATTCAAGAAACCTTGAAAGCGCTGAGCACAGAGGTTGAGGAAGTTATGACATTAAATAATGCAATAGGTTGGATGGTACCTATCATTTGGTATTTGACCCAGAATGAGTTTCCTGAAGATGAGATTGAGGCTAGACGCATTAAAAGCATATTTGTTAGATACCTCATCATTGATGATCAATTATATAAGATGGGAATATCATATCCAATGTTAAGATGCATTTTGGAAGAAGACACTCTACTGGTCATGAAAGAAATCCACTGAGGGGTATGTGGAAGTCACATTGGAGGAAGAGCGTTGTCGGGAAAAATACTTAAAGTAGGATATTATTGGTCGAGTATGCTTCAAGATTGTGCGCAGTTTGTAAGACGATGTGAAAAATTTCAAGTATTCGCTCCCTTCATTCTCCTGCATATATTACATTTAGTATTTTTGCAATGGCCATTTTATCAATGGGGGTCGGACATTCTGGGCCTATTTCCCGTTGCAGCTAGGCAGCTGAAATTCTTGATAatagctattgattacttcactaaatgggtAGAGGCAGAATTAATGTCGTAGATCACAACGGAAAGGGTACGTCGATTCTACTGGAGAAAAATAATATGTCTCTTCGGTCTTCCCAGGGTCATTGTTTCAGACAACGATATGAAGTTTGCATGTTCGTCAAAAGTAGAGTTTTGTAAGGATTTAAGGATATAAAATAGATCTATTTCGGTAGAGCGTCCTTAAGTAAATGGTGAAGCGGACGCAGCGAACAAGATTATTTTATCCGGGATGAAAAAGAAATTGGATGAGGCTAAGGGGTTATGAGTGGAGTACTTACACAAGATATTATGGTGTTATCATACCACCCCTCATTCGACTACTCAAGAAACTCCTTTCAGGATGGTTTATGGAGTTGATGCAATGGTACTAGTGAAAATCAATACTTCGACTTGGATGCATATTGCTTTTAATGAAAACTCCAACTCAGACGATTTGGACAATTATGTAAATCTGTTGGATGAAGTCAGGGGAACAACCCACATAAGGGAGTTCGCAGCCAAACAAAGAATTTCCAGGATATTTAATATTAAAGTAAGGCAAAGAGGATTTCACAAAGGTGATTTAGTATTTAAGATGGTGACTGACCCTAAGAAGAAGGGCAAACTAGATCCAAATTGGAAAGGACCTTTTTGTATCCGCCAGAGGATAAATAATGGGGCTTATAAGTTAGAAAGTTTAGAGGGTGTTAAAATAACTAGGGCCTGGACTATAACCAatgatccgctgtcgcgcgcggatcaaaaacgagtatttttgacaaaacgtagttagcgacaaattgactcgaattatcgttctcacaaggattcttgaatgaattaactAAAGATAGTAACTgttaatggggttttggttggtttaggattcaattaaaaaaatagattaaaataagtgattattgaaataagctgtagcaacaatttactgattcggtctttgcctatcatcgactatcgtaattccaaccgcagattaactattcctattcgattataatatcaactgacaagcgcaattgataatataagttgtatgttcctattatccgaattaagcaaacgggattaagtttcatgaattaagcaaacatgaattaaacggactcgataatgaattaagcaaacgaaatcgtgactatagttaggatcacacaatcaatcggattaaatcaatatagcatatgtaaatcggattaagcaaacaaaatacatatattaatattgaaaggaataaaaaaaactgaataagaattactaaaatctcaaggtatcggaacccgaatacagcaaattgttaggatcgattagttcttcatgagaattcttgccaaagctttcaagtcTTTCGTGAATAGTGATCATCCTCatgttatgcggctgctaggtatatggaaaacaaggaatttggcttacaacccaactggatcgaaaacataacacaagcccaaaactaatgacccaaaacttaaataaaactaatgctgcaacttcaacgaattttctggccctgctacactctgattcagctctcgacttctgaacaaaaaTTGTAGATCTATTTCTTAGATTTCCGTCGAttggtagcacgtctcaatccgatactcctagctcaagatataatttttctcacgaaagctgctaatgctgaaaattaaatacgaaaattaaataagtgcaaaaataacataaattacgaaaacacattaaaacataaaaataatcaaagcaaaccgaagaaatgcttaagtataaacatggaagaacgtgcatccaaaatgcactgatcaaattcccccacacttgaacttttgcactccgagcaaaatgaaaaacaaaacaagacacagacacatcaacgattactcattctaggctacaagtcatcttcggttaagtttgcatcgataggtactaatcttgcgcactaaggatatcgtaggaacactaatccacaattgtgcagtcataaacctcctgaatacacaaatcaactcgaatcatgttattatgttaaagcctaacttactcctccttctttttgctctttttcattcaggcgcaatcacattaagtccgttatctccacacacccatagcaaggcgaccggttagtgactctgatcctttttacacgggattctagtacctacgtggcataaccctttgcttattcagttgtagttgcgggggatcggaccgtaatccgccctaccaagttcagtactagaaaccgctgaaccaactgacaactaatcttattttcaaatttttttttgaaggttctacatccTTTGGGTCAAGTGACCaggtgagggtcaccaaacttagaaggtgcattccttgTTTTTTTTCCGGAgcactcacttatattcatcggcttccctgcgtagagtgcgtgtgagatggtgctgactactaaaataaactactcaagagctatAAGAAAAATGAGAACTCAAGGCTATGTCCTAACAAgtattcaaaatgattttcataTTCAGGAtatttaaggtgttaaaacgataccaatcttgtgaacttttcccaagtctctacaaaccaacctcaaattattctatagcctaaaactttcaacaaaaatgcaatttttttttgaaagaaaacaaaaacaaaataaaacaaagaacaaaaacaaagaaaataaagtattccctcccccacacttaaaatatgcattgtcctcaatgaaagaaacaaacataaaataagagagagagaagagagaggaaagaacacacccgagtagtcaaggaggataggtgatcacataagcaacctttcccaaagagatatattctatattttcttcttccaaagtggggttgtcatggaatagctttggg includes these proteins:
- the LOC127119718 gene encoding uncharacterized protein LOC127119718; protein product: MPNRNSTVVYSPSSPRRSQRLILLHDNNNPTTPKPKFTKKSSIESRTPTVRARKPPRPEDKVSSLRRSARVSNHKAHPNEEKVDVQLRSGDSTRVKRGKGKANSGDEGIGDEVSAKGKRKHSVDEREQVEGDAKGKRKLGGGEIAEGWTKEQELALQTAYFTAKPSPNFWKNVSRLVPGKSKQDCFDRVHHDFQTPPQCPPRSRAKTISSSPLHEFSISASKLLKPTEKKVAKSNILKPKSIVTQKSIENLLQHHLKVDQVHKGDIFSALEPNIDFSTNDFQLSQALCTPKQQKENQGFIQNFTDLSSSFSNHKKSLSRFSGSSGVQDLASPPVLKQVKNRAQHEKFVNQLRFRELKSRAASKRTKNSIVGEGNNIQKKDVVKAAKVALMSEARDAINKFQRSQVNIMDNTCSSDEDNDDDIGVECDSQ